CGGCGCGCGCGGCCTTCACATCCGGCACGGCGGCGCCGACGCGCAGGCGGCGCCCGTCCTCGACCTTTATCTCGCCGAAACCCTTTGCGGAGAGACGGATCACCACGCCCATCACGCCGCCGTCGCGCACGATGAGATTGGAGCCGAGACCGATGACGGTGACGGGGATTTCCTTCGGCAGGCGCGCGAGGAAATAGGCGAGATCGGCCTCGTCCGCCGGCATGAAGAGAAGCTGGGCCGGCCCGCCGACGCGAAACCAGGTGTAGGGCGCGAGCGGCTCGTTGGAGGCGAGCTTGCCGCGCAGCTCGGGCATGAGTTCGGTGAGCCCGGGAGTGAGGTCGGGGAAGGTCATTTACCCCCTCCCCACCCCTCCCCCGCTTCGCGGGAGAGGGAGCAGATCGTGGCCTTCATCGGCAGTGCTGATCGTGAGCGTCCCCTCTCCCGCCATAGCCCGTCGAGAGACGGGCGTCCTTACGGACACCCTTTGGCGAGGGAGGGACAGGGAGGGGGCCTGGCGATAAAGACGCATCATCCCTGCCCGCCCGCCGCCAGCTGCTCCGGCAGCGCATAGGCCCATTGCGTGATGTTGCCGGCGCCGAGGCACACGACATAATCGCCCGGCGCGACGATCTCGCGCACCATGGCCGGCAGCACTTCCGGCGATGGCAGCCCCATCGCGCGGCGATGGCCGTGGGCGCGGATGGCGCCCACCAGCGCGTCGCGATCAACGCCGTCGATCGGCTGTTCGCCCGCGGCGTACACGTCGGCGACGATCACCACATCCGCGTCATTGAAGGAGGTGGCGAAGGCGTCGAACAGCGATTGCAGGCGCGTGTAACGATGCGGCTGCATCACCGCCACGACCTTGCCTTTCGTGGAGGCGCGCGCGGCGCGCAGCACGGCGGCGATCTCGACCGGGTGATGGCCGTAATCGTCGAAAACTTGCACGCCGTTCCACTCGCCGGTGCGGGTGAAGCGGCGCTTGACGCCGCCGAAGCCCGCGAGCGCCTTGCGGATCTGCTCCGGCGACATGCCGAGCTGATAGGCCACCGTCACCGCCGCCGTCGCGTTCAGCGCATTATGATGGCCCGGCATGGGCAATTGCAGATTTTCGAGATAGGTCGCCTGCGCGGTCTTGCGGTCGCGTAGGAGAATGTTGAAGCGTGACACGCCGCCTTCGAGATTCACATCGAGCAGCCGCACGTCGGCCTGCGGATTTTCGCCATAGGTGATGACGCGGCGATCCTCGATCTTGCCGACGAGCTCCTGCACCGTGGGATGATCGAGACACATCACCGCGAAGCCATAGAACGGCAGATTCTCGATGAAATTGCGGAAGGCTTCCTTGATGGCGTCGAAAGTGTGGAAATGGTCGAGATGCTCGGGATCGATATTGGTGACGATGGCGACATCCGCCGGCAGCTTGAGGAAAGTGCCGTCGCTCTCGTCGGCCTCGACCACCATCCACTCGCCGGCGCCCAGCCGCGCATTGGTGCCGTAAGCGTTGATGATGCCGCCATTGATGACCGTCGGATCGAGTCCGCCGGCGTCGAGCAGGGTCGCGACGAGCGAGGTCGTCGTGGTCTTGCCATGCGTGCCGGCGATGGCGACGCATTGCTTCAGGCGCATGAGTTCTGCCAGCATTTCGGCGCGGCGCACGACCGGCAGGCGCTTGTCGCGCGCGGCGACGAGTTCGGGATTGTCGCGCTTGATCGCGGTCGAGACGACGACCACGGCGGCCTCGCCGAGGTTCTTGGCGTCGTGTCCGACGAAGACGCTCGCGCCCTTTTCGGCCAGACGCTTCACATTGGCGTTCTCGCTGGCGTCGGAGCCCTGCACCTTGTAGCCGAGATTGAGCAGCACCTCGGCGATGCCCGACATGCCGATGCCGCCAATGCCGACGAAGTGAATGGGGCCGAGATCGCGCGGCAGTTTCATTCCAATATTCCCATAGTTTCAGGAAACGCGGCGCTGCGCCACGTCCAAAAGCAAATCGGCCAGTCTGTCGGCGGCGTCGGCGACGCCAACGCGCTTCGCGGCTTCCGCAAGCGCCGCCAGTCCCTGCGGCGCCTCGATGAGCGCCGCAAGACGGGGCGTGAGAAAGGCCGGGGTGAAATTGCTCTGCCGCACCGTCTCCGCCGCGCCGGCGTCCTCGATGAAGGCGGCGTTGGCCGCCTGATCGCCGTCGAGCGAATGCGGCAGCGGCACGAACAGCGCCGGGCGGCCGATGACGGCGAGTTCCGACACGGTCGAGGCGCCGGAGCGCGAGATGACGAAATGCGCCTGCGCGATGCGCAGCGGCAGATCCTTGAAGAAGGGCGCGATCTCGACGTTGACGCCAGCGCTTTTGTAAATCGCCTCGACGCGGGAAATGTCCTCCGCGCGGGTCTGCTGCACGAGGCGCAGCCGCGACCGGAGATGCGCCGGCAGCGCCGCGATGGCTTCCGGCACGATGTCCGCCATCACCCGCGCGCCCTGCGACCCGCCGGTGACGAGCAGACGAAAGGCCCCGTCGTCGAACGACGGATAAGGCAGCTTCGCCGCTTCCAGCACCGCCGGACGCACCGGATTGCCGGTGACGACGACCTTGCCCCTGAGCGGCGGCGGCACATTGAGATTGGGCAGGCCGGCGGCGATGCTGTCGACATGGCCGGAGAGGAAGCGGTTCGCCTTCCCCATGATGGCGTTCGACTCATGCAGCACGGTCGGAATTTTCAGAAAGGCGGCGGCGAGCAGCGGCGGCACGGTGGGATAGCCGCCGAAACCGATGATGGCGCGCGGCGCGATCTTGCGCAGCATGCCCGCCGACTGCGCCGTGCCATAGGCAAGCTGCGCCACGGCCTGCGCCTTCGCGAGCAAGGAGCCGCCGCGCGGCGTCGCGGACGCGATGCAGTGCATGGAGCGCGCCGGAAAACTTCCGCCATAGGCGAGCGCGCGCTCGTCGGTGACGAGTTCGACGGGCACGCCGCGCGCATTGAGCGCATGGGCGAGCGCCTCCGCCGGGAAGAGATGGCCGCCGGTGCCGCCGGCGGCGAGAAGGATGGGCGCGTCGCTCATGTCAGGCCGCTGCCGCAACGGGCGCCGGGCCGGCGCTGGCCGCAACCTGCGTCAGGACGCGCGTGCGCGGTCGCTTGCGCGTGACCGCAAGCAGGAAGCCCATGCCGAGCGACAGCGAGATCAGCGACGAGCCGCCGTAAGAGACGAAAGGCAGCGTCATGCCCTTCGCCGGCATGAGATGCACATTCACCGCCATATTGATGCAGCTCTGCAGGCCGAACAGCATGACGAGACCCGCCGTCGCGAAACGACAGAAGGGGTCTTCGTTGCGCGACGCGAGCAGCAGGCCGCGCACCACGATGAAGGCGAAGACCGACGCCAGCACAATGCAGACGATGACGCCAAATTCCTCGCCGATGACCGCGAAGATGAAGTCGGTGTGCGAATCCGGGAGGATGCGCTTCACCGTGCCCTCGCCCGGCCCCTTGCCGAACCATGAGCCGGCGATGAAGCTTTCGAGCGCGGTCTCGGACTGGAAGTTCGTCGGCACGCCGGCGACGGGCGGCGGCGGCTCCAGAAAGGCCTCGATGCGCGCATGGACGTGCGGCACGAATTTATAGGCGAGCCCCGCCGCCGCGACCGCGACGCCGCCAAGGCCGACAACCCAGATGAGATGCAGCCCGGCCATGAAGAACAGCGCGCCCCAGACGATCGAGACGAGCATTGTCTGACCGAAGTCGGGCTGCAGGACGAGCGGCACGATGGTCAGGGGGAACAGCAGCAAGGCGAGCAGATTGCCCGGCACGTCCTTGCGGCGCGCGCCCTCCGAAAAGGCCCAGGCGACGACGACGACAAAGGCGGGCTTGAGGAACTCGGAGGGCTGAATGCCGAAGATCCAGCGCTTGGCGCCCTTCACTTCCTGACCGAAGAACAGCGTGCCGACGACCAGCGCGAGAGAGATGACGAAGAGAACCAGCGCTGTCCGCCGCACCATGCGGGGCGAGAGGAACGATGTCCCGATCATCACCGCCACGGCCGGTAGCAGATAGGCGACCTGTCGATTGACGAAGTGGAAGGTCGGCAGATGCAGGCGCTCCGCCACCGGCGGGCTGCCGGCCATCGCGAAGACGAGGCCC
The DNA window shown above is from Methylocystis echinoides and carries:
- the murG gene encoding undecaprenyldiphospho-muramoylpentapeptide beta-N-acetylglucosaminyltransferase, whose product is MSDAPILLAAGGTGGHLFPAEALAHALNARGVPVELVTDERALAYGGSFPARSMHCIASATPRGGSLLAKAQAVAQLAYGTAQSAGMLRKIAPRAIIGFGGYPTVPPLLAAAFLKIPTVLHESNAIMGKANRFLSGHVDSIAAGLPNLNVPPPLRGKVVVTGNPVRPAVLEAAKLPYPSFDDGAFRLLVTGGSQGARVMADIVPEAIAALPAHLRSRLRLVQQTRAEDISRVEAIYKSAGVNVEIAPFFKDLPLRIAQAHFVISRSGASTVSELAVIGRPALFVPLPHSLDGDQAANAAFIEDAGAAETVRQSNFTPAFLTPRLAALIEAPQGLAALAEAAKRVGVADAADRLADLLLDVAQRRVS
- the murC gene encoding UDP-N-acetylmuramate--L-alanine ligase, which encodes MKLPRDLGPIHFVGIGGIGMSGIAEVLLNLGYKVQGSDASENANVKRLAEKGASVFVGHDAKNLGEAAVVVVSTAIKRDNPELVAARDKRLPVVRRAEMLAELMRLKQCVAIAGTHGKTTTTSLVATLLDAGGLDPTVINGGIINAYGTNARLGAGEWMVVEADESDGTFLKLPADVAIVTNIDPEHLDHFHTFDAIKEAFRNFIENLPFYGFAVMCLDHPTVQELVGKIEDRRVITYGENPQADVRLLDVNLEGGVSRFNILLRDRKTAQATYLENLQLPMPGHHNALNATAAVTVAYQLGMSPEQIRKALAGFGGVKRRFTRTGEWNGVQVFDDYGHHPVEIAAVLRAARASTKGKVVAVMQPHRYTRLQSLFDAFATSFNDADVVIVADVYAAGEQPIDGVDRDALVGAIRAHGHRRAMGLPSPEVLPAMVREIVAPGDYVVCLGAGNITQWAYALPEQLAAGGQG
- a CDS encoding FtsW/RodA/SpoVE family cell cycle protein, translating into MISRAERTAFSDWAWTVDRWLLAGIGLLIVAGLVFAMAGSPPVAERLHLPTFHFVNRQVAYLLPAVAVMIGTSFLSPRMVRRTALVLFVISLALVVGTLFFGQEVKGAKRWIFGIQPSEFLKPAFVVVVAWAFSEGARRKDVPGNLLALLLFPLTIVPLVLQPDFGQTMLVSIVWGALFFMAGLHLIWVVGLGGVAVAAAGLAYKFVPHVHARIEAFLEPPPPVAGVPTNFQSETALESFIAGSWFGKGPGEGTVKRILPDSHTDFIFAVIGEEFGVIVCIVLASVFAFIVVRGLLLASRNEDPFCRFATAGLVMLFGLQSCINMAVNVHLMPAKGMTLPFVSYGGSSLISLSLGMGFLLAVTRKRPRTRVLTQVAASAGPAPVAAAA